The genomic stretch CGCGTTTGTTAAAACCGTTAGGAAATTCAGTTCTCCCAAAGCACAACGCAGGAAATTGGTTGGTTTTTTTGTTTCTTTGGATTTTTTTTTGTTCATTGCGCTTATAGGAAATTataatgtttgtttgtttgtttgtttgtttcaGGTTGGTAAAAATGCGTTGTTGTGTAAGTCTGTTGATGATTTGTTACAAAGAGGACGAGATGAAGTTAAGGTTGATGATCTCAAAGGAATCGAAAATAAGGTGAGTTATAGAAAATATTTACTTTAAATTGTAGTTGGGTATGATTCTAAATTGTGATTGTAGTTATGCTGCAAACCATGATATTGTCGCAGAATGCGAGCAAATGCAACCGCGATTTCAGTTGTAGAGACATCTAAACCTTTATATTTTCGCTGTAGACCTGAGTTTGTAATTAATTTTTGTCGCAATCTTTGTTATTGTGAAAAATTGTATACAAATGTGACTGCAACTGCTGACACTTTATAGTCATAGAGATATAGAAAAACTCTTGATATTGCAGGTCTGTGTTGCAGTTGCAGACCTTTTTCTAAAACCTTGAATATGACATGTGGTCACTATTTGACATTTGCTGTTGAATAATATATGGCCTCACATTTTGTCTAGGGGTTATGGAATCACTTTTTGAATCTGCGTCAATAATGGGTAGAGAAGCTTTGTTCTTCCCCATGTTTGTTGATTTCTGATACAAACCAATATTCTCAActatttgaaattaaagaaaccCGCAAGATAGATGTAAATACAAGatttattgatgataataattTGATTACATAGGGAAACTCTTTATTCACAACTAACATATGTTTCTCCTACTATTTGATAACTTCCCCACCATCATTAACTAACTCTCCCATCTCAACTAGCTCCCCTTCTTCCATCACAAGATTCTTTCTCAACTGTCCTTTGTTTCTCCTTACACTTCCCATTCCTTGGGCCCATGAGACAACTGCTAGGCCAGTTGATCTTCAGCCCTCCTTTTCTTTTGGGTTGTAATGTAACAAGTGCTACCTTGATAGGAAGTATGTGGAGAAGTTTGTAGCAATAGTATAACTGACAGCAGAGTAGATTCTTCTTATCTGTTGAGAATCAGTGTCATACAATGCTAGGGTAACAGATTAAAAATCCACAACAAGGTAAAATATTTCACTATCACGATAGTCATAACACTATCTGCAACTACATATAGTGAATCTCATATTCAGAACACTGAATTGAATCATTTGTTACTTCTCCTTTTCTGGTATTCCGCACAAGGTTAAATCATGAACTGATTTCTagttttaatttttaaataatgataacttatttttctttttttatgtTCTTCTGCACGAGTGCCTATCAGATAGGGGTAACTTGACATACTTGATTGCTTATCATTTGCATTAGAAACACTGTTTTCTTTTACATACTAATCTATAAGGCTGAGTATTTGGCTATTTGCTCCTATTTATATCGGTTTCGTTATTATTGATAATGTATCTTGGTTTTACAAAATAAGAACAATGATTCCACTAAAAGACCATAAGTTCTAAACTGGTATTGTATAAAATTACCATCATCAAGTCATTGTAATATTCTTTGTAGTATATATATTAACGGTCTGTCTGAAATATTGAATTTTGCCTGTCTAACCTTAGGTGAAACTTTTGTTGTTGATGTGTATATGCTTCGATTCCTAATCATGATATGTTTTTTCTGTGCAAATGTTTCTTTAATAAAGGATCATGCCATCTGTCTAGATCATGAAAGTAGTTCTTAGCTTTCATTTTGCTGGCTGGAAAAATCTCATGGAAATTCATTTTTCTGTTTGCTGGCTTACCATACTTTTGACTTCCTCTGCATGTGTCATTGATTTTAAGTAACAAAAAATTCATATCCAGACAGGTTTTGTCTTGGAAGAAATTTTGCACAAATACATCCGATATGCTCTGAACGAGAAACCATTCAACCCTGATGTTATAGCTGATTTAATTCAATTAAGGAGAGCTTCTGCATTAAAGGACTCACAAGTTGCTGAGATTCTAAATGAAATTTCACGAAGAATTGTTAGAGACAAAGGTAATGTCTTCTTAATATTGGACAGTTTTCATCTGAGTAATCCTTGTACGTGGTAGTTTATTTTGTCCTAGGCTGTGTAGAAAAGTATTCCGATCAACTGCAGTGATGAGTGAACAGGATTATTTTTCTCTGGTTTGCTCCTTGTATTGACAAAGGTTTAGTATCTGGGTCCATGTTGTCAAGCTCAAATGCTCGTGTCTTTTTGATAGAATTTGTGAGATATAGCTTCAAACCTACGACTCTACAAATTACCCCCCCTTAGaccagaggtaattacatataattgtcttaaattgaactatttgcttaaattatgtatttgacatatatacacattaacgatttcttgttattattggttttagggcatttcccattgtcagctgtatttgtcgtcaccatactatcggatggttggcaagggaaaagtgcataacgttagcggagtattactccacactagagagctccctgctggatgtttgaaggtatcagttgatattgcagttgagccgaatgcagcattaccatatcctagcgatgattcggatgcaacaacggtgcacgaagcagtaggttcgtttgtagcatggccga from Lathyrus oleraceus cultivar Zhongwan6 chromosome 7, CAAS_Psat_ZW6_1.0, whole genome shotgun sequence encodes the following:
- the LOC127103217 gene encoding uncharacterized protein LOC127103217, which codes for MAFTSSLTSHFLSLPNKNPSLTPFQSQPFFSPTLHPKPLLSSPTSISTVASASSSKNPSSNNNPKQSRQDEVVEVEVEEELPWIQEKALDLVEFTGSVTQAIPGPRVGPTSLPWILAVPLGYAGLTFVIAFVKTVRKFSSPKAQRRKLVGKNALLCKSVDDLLQRGRDEVKVDDLKGIENKTGFVLEEILHKYIRYALNEKPFNPDVIADLIQLRRASALKDSQVAEILNEISRRIVRDKGNVFLILDSFHLSNPCTW